TTACGACCTGGTCACCCACACCTACGAACACAAGATCGGCGGTTACCCCTCGTTCTGCCAACCGGGGGTGGATCCGGGTGAAGGCTTCGAGTTTGTGTTCCAGATTTCATCGGATGCCAAGATCAACCTGAATGTGATCGACAGTGGCAGCCTGATGTTCTGGAAGCACGTAAAAACCGGGGAATGGGCGCTTTATTATGATTTTTACTAAGGTGCCAGACAGCCGCCCCACGCGACAAAGTAGTTGAAATAAGCCTTGGGAAATGGACGTCATCTTATGTTCGAACGTAACAAACTGGTTCCGGAGTTAATGGTCACCCATCTGGATAACAGCCTGGCTTTTTGGGTTTCTTGCCTGGGCTTCAAAATAGCCTATCAACGTCCGGAAGACGGGTTTGCCTATCTGGATTTGGATGGCGCCCAAATCATGCTTGAGCAGATTGATCCGGACGCGGGTCAATGGTTGACTGCGCCATTGGTCAAGCCGTTTGGACGGGGTATCAACCTGCAGATAGATGTTGAGGCTGTTGCCCCCATTATCTGCAAGCTTGATGAGGCGGGTTTTCCACTCTATCGAGCCTGCAAGGACACTTGGTACAGGGCTGAAAATGTAGAGGTAGGCCAGCGCGAATTCATCGTCCAGGATCCCGACGGTTATCTTGTAAGGTTGGTAGAACGGTTGGGCGAGCGACCCGTTTGCTCAAGCTGAACCTGCGTGCGAATAAG
Above is a genomic segment from Pseudomonas azadiae containing:
- a CDS encoding bleomycin resistance protein; this encodes MFERNKLVPELMVTHLDNSLAFWVSCLGFKIAYQRPEDGFAYLDLDGAQIMLEQIDPDAGQWLTAPLVKPFGRGINLQIDVEAVAPIICKLDEAGFPLYRACKDTWYRAENVEVGQREFIVQDPDGYLVRLVERLGERPVCSS